From one Planococcus citri chromosome 3, ihPlaCitr1.1, whole genome shotgun sequence genomic stretch:
- the LOC135838370 gene encoding very long chain fatty acid elongase 6-like, with translation MLLNSENTVTLNFKEESFNDVIDDVTEKFQFVGFVCGFFYVCAIFIIQYWMKTRSKFELKNFAVIWNASMLVLNTAATIGLLPTLAYVLINENFYVSICTDKTCNNSTFCGFWLRMFPYLKIIELGDTILLVLQKRKLVAYYWCHHLGALLITWYIYPSYPPSIILWLAVMINLSHIFIYLYGTTRSLGFSVPQNVPAALLLSEILQMLIGATLCSFIYYYAIVGDYCDITILNASVLFSMYLLCFVLCSVLYYKRFYIRNKTIESKSVLTLTSIITEK, from the exons atgttgctAAATTCGGAAAATACAGTTACGTTGAATTTCAAAGAAGAAAGTTTTAACGATGTTATAGACGATGtgactgaaaaattccaattcgtCGGTTTCGTATGCGGATTTTTCTACGTTTGCGCGATTTTCATCATTCAGTATTGGATGAAAACACGTTCgaaattcgagttgaaaaattttgctgtGATATGGAACGCTTCGATGTTGGTTTTGAATACAGCCGCAACTATAGGACTTTTACCTACCCTAGCGTATGttttaattaatgaaaatttctacgTGTCAATTTGTACTGATAA gACCTGCAATAATTCAACATTCTGTGGATTTTGGCTCCGAATGTTCCCTTATTTGAAGATAATCGAATTAGGCGACACGATTTTGCTAGTTTTACAAAAACGTAAATTAGTCGCGTATTATTGGTGCCATCATTTAGGCGCTTTATTAATTACTTGGTACATATATCCGTCTTATCCACCGTCCATAATATTATGGTTAGCAGTTATGATTAATTTATCTCATATATTCATCTACCTTTATGGTACAACTCGATCTTTGGGATTTTCCGTTCCTCAAAATGTTCCTGCAGCCTTACTCCTGTCAGAGATTTTGCAAATGTTGATCGGCGCTACGTTATGTTCGTTCATTTATTATTACGCTATCGTTGGAGATTACTGCGATATTACAATATTGAACGCTTCTGTTCTATTTTCAATGTATTtattgtgttttgttttatgTAGCGTTTTGTATTATAAAAGATTTTATATCAGGAATAAAACTATCGAGAGCAAATCTGTGTTAACTTTGACGAGTATTATTACTGAGAAATGA
- the LOC135839136 gene encoding uncharacterized protein LOC135839136 isoform X2, giving the protein MATTVRQVKRLGKRNSTNNKLVPAPCWNIIIPHFGEVDGNGDKTASLAGGTYKLTPPPYRMPPQPLYSEPASIPGSATPKIQQIHTHSNKFPIEREVILSNYDKNSKIPILNEYHKKQAKSTAVAPDAPNIQMAWTEDRTRTYSEVRNAMGSNIPENIGVEFHRTYKAQPLSLLETTNGTEPSPIINQDDSNGFTSPSYSKSSGRSHSTPDDGTQQPAKPFPSRTYHTIKDMISSRFSKQKSDQIPETGLNNSESNETMKTENNNLSPHSQLVQRGVYLANSQQCNRNVNYGSNNNGNMADMAKRSQEVRDQIIGQQCQQQMQYRERGVDVGQTAGVSQQASSAVIGNNDNNCVAGSSKQYYQDCSNRATSRQSILDNETPNRFREVEQQNANAAAVSAANRRYEQVPSNGNVSRNIRRFQNTPGDMPSTSGTQSAVYSRPPIPTQRPHYVHSDNYPAQIPSTSKENLHYTKDTMHDNRTGVDIRNGVSGNHNAKYEEREYRKNDSQLPSDIKYNVANANAMERRSISRARSNDHLLEANIGKTSPYARKDLPLKQKSKSFENLGNDVNEDEVDKIDSKSSGPISGLSSDYEKHRGGGGQSDSGRGSTVYSSGKLKHTDTSPDSSEPHRITGNKDNQWVDMVENELKHILEPKSNASMANSTLSDSSTSPPLPPVSPDVSSDEMAPTYKRKNSLYGSKLETPYKASVPSSHHRNLWNSRSNTKEKIHQRLAVSMKRAENSSKIPSTVASSSIDLDSMLDEENNTSDEDISVTDTRAIRKQLEGLENMYTEVMKLLGVRKSQSRYQTDPRIHKRRLYGSMSSLPSSVSSRPIRDRHRRPEDRKKFVRDIKGINKRFQRLESHVVTLARSVAHLSSEMRTQHLMIQEMEVIRGELNNLRAQTNMLTVRSQSMPRFFPIPNAEQTNSSPDKMKKLTKFFGDEPPLLRLFLKKLGYEKYAPVFEKERVGLVELPYMSEERLQKLGIPMGPRLRILQEAQLGFPGAHENTLCIV; this is encoded by the exons AAGTGGACGGAAACGGAGATAAAACTGCTTCACTAGCTGGAGGTACATATAAACTCACTCCACCACCGTATAGAATGCCACCCCAGCCATTGTATAGTGAGCCAGCTAGTATACCAGGTTCAGCAACCCCGAAGATTCAACAAATACACACACATTCCAATAAATTTCCA ATCGAACGAGAAGTCATCCTGAgtaattatgataaaaattcgaaaattcccATTCTGAACGAATACCATAAAAAACAAGCCAAAAGTACCGCAGTAGCTCCGGATGCTCCGAATATTCAAATGGCTTGGACAGAAGATAGAACTAGAACG TATAGCGAAGTTCGAAACGCTATGGGTTCTAATATTCCGGAAAATATCGGCGTCGAATTTCACCGCACTTACAAG GCGCAACCGTTATCGTTATTAGAAACAACAAACGGAACCGAGCCATCCCCGATCATAAATCAGGATGATTCGAATGGATTTACCTCTCCTAG TTACTCAAAATCATCCGGAAGATCGCATTCGACACCAGACGACGGAACTCAACAACCTGCTAAGCCATTTCCATCTCGCACGTATCACACCATAAAAGACATGATATCGAGCAGGTTCAGCAAACAGAAATCCGATCAAATACCAGAAACGGGTTTAAATAACAGCGAAAGCAACGAAACGATGAAAACGGAGAATAATAACTTGAGCCCTCACAGTCAACTGGTGCAACGCGGCGTATACTTGGCTAATTCGCAACAATGCAATAGAAATGTAAATTACGGTTCAAATAACAACGGTAATATGGCAGATATGGCCAAACGAAGTCAAGAAGTAAGAGATCAAATTATCGGCCAGCAGTGCCAGCAGCAAATGCAATACAGAGAACGAGGAGTAGATGTCGGCCAAACGGCTGGAGTTTCACAGCAAGCATCCTCAGCGGTCATCGGCAACAATGATAACAACTGCGTGGCCGGCAGTAGTAAACAGTATTATCAAGACTGCTCGAATCGTGCCACCTCCAGACAATCCATATTAGATAACGAAACGCCTAATAGATTCAGAGAAGTGGAGCAGCAGAATGCCAATGCGGCGGCGGTCAGCGCCGCTAATCGAAGATACGAACAAGTGCCATCGAACGGTAACGTTTCCAGAAATATCAGACGTTTTCAAAACACCCCCGGTGATATGCCATCTACTTCGGGTACTCAGTCAGCAGTCTACAGTCGACCACCAATACCTACCCAAAGACCGCATTACGTTCACAGTGATAATTACCCAGCACAAATTCCCTCGACTAGTAAAGAAAATCTGCACTATACAAAAGATACCATGCACGATAATCGTACCGGTGTCGATATTCGAAATGGCGTCTCCGGTAATCATAACGCTAAGTACGAAGAACGAGAGTATCGTAAAAACGATAGCCAATTACCTAGTGATATAAAATATAACGTTGCCAATGCCAATGCCATGGAACGACGTAGTATATCCAGAGCTCGAAGTAACGATCATCTGCTTGAGGCAAATATTGGTAAAACGTCGCCTTATGCTAGAAAGGATTTACCTCTGAAACAGAAATCTAAgtcgtttgaaaatttaggaaacGATGTTAACGAAGATGAa GTTGATAAGATTGATTCTAAATCTAGTGGCCCGATTAGTGGGCTTAGTTCAGATTATGAGAAGCATCGCGGAGGAGGAGGCCAATCCGATTCTGGTAGAGGGAGCACCGTTTACAGTAGCGGAAAACTAAAGCATACTGATACTAGTCCTGATTCTTCAGAACCCCATCGAATTACCG GTAATAAAGACAATCAATGGGTGGACATGGTTGAAAACGAATTAAAACATATACTAGAACCGAAGTCGAACGCCAGTATGGCTAATTCGACGTTGAGTGATAGCTCAACATCACCTCCATTACCTCCAGTATCTCCTGATGTATCATCAGACGAGATGGCACCTACGTATAAACGCAAAAA CTCGTTGTACGGTAGTAAATTAGAAACACCTTATAAAGCATCAGTACCTTCTAGTCACCATAGAAATTTATGGAATTCCAGAAgtaatacaaaagaaaaaatccaCCAGCGTTTAGCCGTCAGTATGAAAAGGGCGGAAAATTCCAGCAAAATTCCATCGA CTGTAGCTAGTAGCAGTATCGATTTAGATTCGATGCTAGACGAAGAAAATAACACCAGTGATGAAGATATCAGCGTTACAGATACTCGAGCGATTAGAAAACAGTTGGAAGGATTGGAGAATATGTATACCGAG GTCATGAAACTATTAGGCGTTAGAAAATCACAGAGCAGGTATCAGACAGATCCGAGGATCCATAAACGTCGGTTATATGGAAGTATGTCCTCGTTACCGTCATCAGTTAGCAGTCGCCCAATCAGAGATAGGCATAGAAGACCCGAAGATCGTAAAAAATTTGTCCGCGATATAAAA GGTATAAATAAGAGATTTCAAAGATTAGAATCGCACGTGGTAACACTGGCTCGAAGCGTTGCTCATTTATCTTCTGAAATGCGAACTCAACATCTAATGATACAG GAAATGGAAGTTATACGAGGAGAACTGAATAATTTAAGAGCTCAGACAAATATGCTCACTGTGAGGTCGCAATCGATGCCGAGATTTTTCCCGATTCCTAACGCCGAGCAAACCAATTCCAGTcctgataaaatgaaaaaactcaccaaatttTTTGGAGATGAGCCACCATTattgagattatttttgaaaaaattaggataCGAG aaatatgcccctgtttttgaaaaagaacgaGTAGGTTTGGTGGAATTACCTTATATGTCAGAAGAAAGAttacaaaaattaggtataccGATGGGACCTCGATTACGAATATTGCAAGAGGCTCAATTAGGTTTTCCTGGTGCTCATGAAAATACTCTATGTAtcgtttaa
- the fbp gene encoding fructose-1,6-bisphosphatase 1 — protein sequence MMSFNFLFINLFLVLNVLIVISTNEVFPTYDNFTTKCKLRCSLYEKLLLNMSNAGFDSDCMTLTRFVLAEQKKVPSATGDLTQLLTSIQTAVKAVSSAVRKAGIAHLYGISGSVNVQGEEVKKLDVLSNELFINMLGSSYKVCTLVTEENEEAIEIETEKRGKYVVCFDPLDGSSNIDCLVSIGSIFGIYRKQNADPPCAKDALQCGRSLVAAGYALYGSATMMVLALGKGTGVNGFMLDPSIGEFVLTERNIQIPKQGKIYSINEGYSSQWDDAIKEYVNKKKFPESGKPYNARYIGSMVADVHRTLKYGGIFMYPATKDAPNGKLRLLYEAIPMSHIVEEAGGLSSNGNISILDVQPTKIHERSPIFLGSQNDVSELLEIIKSKSK from the exons ATGATGAGTTTCAATTTCCTCTTCattaatttgtttcttgttttaaatgttttaattGTGATTTCTACAAATGAGGTGTTTCCTACATACGATAACTTCACGACTAAATGCAAG CTGCGTTGTTCTTTGTATGAAAAACTATTActaaat ATGTCTAACGCAGGTTTTGACTCAGACTGTATGACTTTGACGAGGTTCGTCCTCGCAGAGCAGAAAAAAGTTCCTTCAGCAACTGGCGATTTAACTCAATTACTTACTTCTATTCAAACCGCAGTAAAAGCTGTTAGCTCAGCAGTACGGAAAGCTGGCATAGCACATTT ATATGGAATATCTGGTTCAGTGAATGTCCAAGgagaagaagtaaaaaaattggatgtCCTTTCGAACGAATTATTCATAAATATGTTAGGTTCATCTTACAAAGTCTGTACATTAGTCactgaagaaaatgaagaagcGATCGAA ATTGAAACCGAAAAACGAGGAAAATACGTGGTTTGCTTCGATCCTCTCGATGGTTCTTCCAATATAGATTGTTTAGTATCAATAGGCTCAATTTTCGGTATATACAG GAAGCAAAATGCAGATCCACCTTGTGCCAAAGATGCTCTTCAGTGTGGTAGGAGTCTCGTTGCTGCTGGTTATGCTTTGTATGGTAGTGCAACGATGATGGTACTCGCCTTAGGTAAAGGAACCGGTGTTAATGGATTCATGTTAGATCCA TCCATCGGAGAATTCGTACTGACAGAAAGAAACATTCAAATACCAAAACAGGGTAAAATTTATAGTATAAATGAAGGATATTCATCACAGTGGGACGATGCAATCAAGGAATACGTTAACAAGAAAAAATTCCCGGAG AGCGGTAAACCTTACAACGCACGTTACATAGGCTCAATGGTCGCTGATGTCCATAGAACGTTAAAATATGGAGGAATATTTATGTACCCGGCAACGAAAGATGCACCTAACGGCAAA TTGAGATTATTATACGAAGCTATTCCAATGTCACATATCGTAGAAGAAGCTGGTGGCTTATCATCTAACGGCAACATATCAATTTTAGATGTGCAACCTACCAAGATACACGAAAGATCTCCGATATTCTTAGGGTCGCAGAACGACGTTTCAGAATTATTAGAAATTATTAAAAGTAAATCTAAGTGA
- the LOC135839136 gene encoding uncharacterized protein LOC135839136 isoform X1 produces the protein MQTKNINQEHSSATVNLENGAGEGTITITTSIDQNTREFDIQTGLVSEVDGNGDKTASLAGGTYKLTPPPYRMPPQPLYSEPASIPGSATPKIQQIHTHSNKFPIEREVILSNYDKNSKIPILNEYHKKQAKSTAVAPDAPNIQMAWTEDRTRTYSEVRNAMGSNIPENIGVEFHRTYKAQPLSLLETTNGTEPSPIINQDDSNGFTSPSYSKSSGRSHSTPDDGTQQPAKPFPSRTYHTIKDMISSRFSKQKSDQIPETGLNNSESNETMKTENNNLSPHSQLVQRGVYLANSQQCNRNVNYGSNNNGNMADMAKRSQEVRDQIIGQQCQQQMQYRERGVDVGQTAGVSQQASSAVIGNNDNNCVAGSSKQYYQDCSNRATSRQSILDNETPNRFREVEQQNANAAAVSAANRRYEQVPSNGNVSRNIRRFQNTPGDMPSTSGTQSAVYSRPPIPTQRPHYVHSDNYPAQIPSTSKENLHYTKDTMHDNRTGVDIRNGVSGNHNAKYEEREYRKNDSQLPSDIKYNVANANAMERRSISRARSNDHLLEANIGKTSPYARKDLPLKQKSKSFENLGNDVNEDEVDKIDSKSSGPISGLSSDYEKHRGGGGQSDSGRGSTVYSSGKLKHTDTSPDSSEPHRITGNKDNQWVDMVENELKHILEPKSNASMANSTLSDSSTSPPLPPVSPDVSSDEMAPTYKRKNSLYGSKLETPYKASVPSSHHRNLWNSRSNTKEKIHQRLAVSMKRAENSSKIPSTVASSSIDLDSMLDEENNTSDEDISVTDTRAIRKQLEGLENMYTEVMKLLGVRKSQSRYQTDPRIHKRRLYGSMSSLPSSVSSRPIRDRHRRPEDRKKFVRDIKGINKRFQRLESHVVTLARSVAHLSSEMRTQHLMIQEMEVIRGELNNLRAQTNMLTVRSQSMPRFFPIPNAEQTNSSPDKMKKLTKFFGDEPPLLRLFLKKLGYEKYAPVFEKERVGLVELPYMSEERLQKLGIPMGPRLRILQEAQLGFPGAHENTLCIV, from the exons AAGTGGACGGAAACGGAGATAAAACTGCTTCACTAGCTGGAGGTACATATAAACTCACTCCACCACCGTATAGAATGCCACCCCAGCCATTGTATAGTGAGCCAGCTAGTATACCAGGTTCAGCAACCCCGAAGATTCAACAAATACACACACATTCCAATAAATTTCCA ATCGAACGAGAAGTCATCCTGAgtaattatgataaaaattcgaaaattcccATTCTGAACGAATACCATAAAAAACAAGCCAAAAGTACCGCAGTAGCTCCGGATGCTCCGAATATTCAAATGGCTTGGACAGAAGATAGAACTAGAACG TATAGCGAAGTTCGAAACGCTATGGGTTCTAATATTCCGGAAAATATCGGCGTCGAATTTCACCGCACTTACAAG GCGCAACCGTTATCGTTATTAGAAACAACAAACGGAACCGAGCCATCCCCGATCATAAATCAGGATGATTCGAATGGATTTACCTCTCCTAG TTACTCAAAATCATCCGGAAGATCGCATTCGACACCAGACGACGGAACTCAACAACCTGCTAAGCCATTTCCATCTCGCACGTATCACACCATAAAAGACATGATATCGAGCAGGTTCAGCAAACAGAAATCCGATCAAATACCAGAAACGGGTTTAAATAACAGCGAAAGCAACGAAACGATGAAAACGGAGAATAATAACTTGAGCCCTCACAGTCAACTGGTGCAACGCGGCGTATACTTGGCTAATTCGCAACAATGCAATAGAAATGTAAATTACGGTTCAAATAACAACGGTAATATGGCAGATATGGCCAAACGAAGTCAAGAAGTAAGAGATCAAATTATCGGCCAGCAGTGCCAGCAGCAAATGCAATACAGAGAACGAGGAGTAGATGTCGGCCAAACGGCTGGAGTTTCACAGCAAGCATCCTCAGCGGTCATCGGCAACAATGATAACAACTGCGTGGCCGGCAGTAGTAAACAGTATTATCAAGACTGCTCGAATCGTGCCACCTCCAGACAATCCATATTAGATAACGAAACGCCTAATAGATTCAGAGAAGTGGAGCAGCAGAATGCCAATGCGGCGGCGGTCAGCGCCGCTAATCGAAGATACGAACAAGTGCCATCGAACGGTAACGTTTCCAGAAATATCAGACGTTTTCAAAACACCCCCGGTGATATGCCATCTACTTCGGGTACTCAGTCAGCAGTCTACAGTCGACCACCAATACCTACCCAAAGACCGCATTACGTTCACAGTGATAATTACCCAGCACAAATTCCCTCGACTAGTAAAGAAAATCTGCACTATACAAAAGATACCATGCACGATAATCGTACCGGTGTCGATATTCGAAATGGCGTCTCCGGTAATCATAACGCTAAGTACGAAGAACGAGAGTATCGTAAAAACGATAGCCAATTACCTAGTGATATAAAATATAACGTTGCCAATGCCAATGCCATGGAACGACGTAGTATATCCAGAGCTCGAAGTAACGATCATCTGCTTGAGGCAAATATTGGTAAAACGTCGCCTTATGCTAGAAAGGATTTACCTCTGAAACAGAAATCTAAgtcgtttgaaaatttaggaaacGATGTTAACGAAGATGAa GTTGATAAGATTGATTCTAAATCTAGTGGCCCGATTAGTGGGCTTAGTTCAGATTATGAGAAGCATCGCGGAGGAGGAGGCCAATCCGATTCTGGTAGAGGGAGCACCGTTTACAGTAGCGGAAAACTAAAGCATACTGATACTAGTCCTGATTCTTCAGAACCCCATCGAATTACCG GTAATAAAGACAATCAATGGGTGGACATGGTTGAAAACGAATTAAAACATATACTAGAACCGAAGTCGAACGCCAGTATGGCTAATTCGACGTTGAGTGATAGCTCAACATCACCTCCATTACCTCCAGTATCTCCTGATGTATCATCAGACGAGATGGCACCTACGTATAAACGCAAAAA CTCGTTGTACGGTAGTAAATTAGAAACACCTTATAAAGCATCAGTACCTTCTAGTCACCATAGAAATTTATGGAATTCCAGAAgtaatacaaaagaaaaaatccaCCAGCGTTTAGCCGTCAGTATGAAAAGGGCGGAAAATTCCAGCAAAATTCCATCGA CTGTAGCTAGTAGCAGTATCGATTTAGATTCGATGCTAGACGAAGAAAATAACACCAGTGATGAAGATATCAGCGTTACAGATACTCGAGCGATTAGAAAACAGTTGGAAGGATTGGAGAATATGTATACCGAG GTCATGAAACTATTAGGCGTTAGAAAATCACAGAGCAGGTATCAGACAGATCCGAGGATCCATAAACGTCGGTTATATGGAAGTATGTCCTCGTTACCGTCATCAGTTAGCAGTCGCCCAATCAGAGATAGGCATAGAAGACCCGAAGATCGTAAAAAATTTGTCCGCGATATAAAA GGTATAAATAAGAGATTTCAAAGATTAGAATCGCACGTGGTAACACTGGCTCGAAGCGTTGCTCATTTATCTTCTGAAATGCGAACTCAACATCTAATGATACAG GAAATGGAAGTTATACGAGGAGAACTGAATAATTTAAGAGCTCAGACAAATATGCTCACTGTGAGGTCGCAATCGATGCCGAGATTTTTCCCGATTCCTAACGCCGAGCAAACCAATTCCAGTcctgataaaatgaaaaaactcaccaaatttTTTGGAGATGAGCCACCATTattgagattatttttgaaaaaattaggataCGAG aaatatgcccctgtttttgaaaaagaacgaGTAGGTTTGGTGGAATTACCTTATATGTCAGAAGAAAGAttacaaaaattaggtataccGATGGGACCTCGATTACGAATATTGCAAGAGGCTCAATTAGGTTTTCCTGGTGCTCATGAAAATACTCTATGTAtcgtttaa
- the LOC135839136 gene encoding ras guanine nucleotide exchange factor P-like isoform X3, whose amino-acid sequence MPPQPLYSEPASIPGSATPKIQQIHTHSNKFPIEREVILSNYDKNSKIPILNEYHKKQAKSTAVAPDAPNIQMAWTEDRTRTYSEVRNAMGSNIPENIGVEFHRTYKAQPLSLLETTNGTEPSPIINQDDSNGFTSPSYSKSSGRSHSTPDDGTQQPAKPFPSRTYHTIKDMISSRFSKQKSDQIPETGLNNSESNETMKTENNNLSPHSQLVQRGVYLANSQQCNRNVNYGSNNNGNMADMAKRSQEVRDQIIGQQCQQQMQYRERGVDVGQTAGVSQQASSAVIGNNDNNCVAGSSKQYYQDCSNRATSRQSILDNETPNRFREVEQQNANAAAVSAANRRYEQVPSNGNVSRNIRRFQNTPGDMPSTSGTQSAVYSRPPIPTQRPHYVHSDNYPAQIPSTSKENLHYTKDTMHDNRTGVDIRNGVSGNHNAKYEEREYRKNDSQLPSDIKYNVANANAMERRSISRARSNDHLLEANIGKTSPYARKDLPLKQKSKSFENLGNDVNEDEVDKIDSKSSGPISGLSSDYEKHRGGGGQSDSGRGSTVYSSGKLKHTDTSPDSSEPHRITGNKDNQWVDMVENELKHILEPKSNASMANSTLSDSSTSPPLPPVSPDVSSDEMAPTYKRKNSLYGSKLETPYKASVPSSHHRNLWNSRSNTKEKIHQRLAVSMKRAENSSKIPSTVASSSIDLDSMLDEENNTSDEDISVTDTRAIRKQLEGLENMYTEVMKLLGVRKSQSRYQTDPRIHKRRLYGSMSSLPSSVSSRPIRDRHRRPEDRKKFVRDIKGINKRFQRLESHVVTLARSVAHLSSEMRTQHLMIQEMEVIRGELNNLRAQTNMLTVRSQSMPRFFPIPNAEQTNSSPDKMKKLTKFFGDEPPLLRLFLKKLGYEKYAPVFEKERVGLVELPYMSEERLQKLGIPMGPRLRILQEAQLGFPGAHENTLCIV is encoded by the exons ATGCCACCCCAGCCATTGTATAGTGAGCCAGCTAGTATACCAGGTTCAGCAACCCCGAAGATTCAACAAATACACACACATTCCAATAAATTTCCA ATCGAACGAGAAGTCATCCTGAgtaattatgataaaaattcgaaaattcccATTCTGAACGAATACCATAAAAAACAAGCCAAAAGTACCGCAGTAGCTCCGGATGCTCCGAATATTCAAATGGCTTGGACAGAAGATAGAACTAGAACG TATAGCGAAGTTCGAAACGCTATGGGTTCTAATATTCCGGAAAATATCGGCGTCGAATTTCACCGCACTTACAAG GCGCAACCGTTATCGTTATTAGAAACAACAAACGGAACCGAGCCATCCCCGATCATAAATCAGGATGATTCGAATGGATTTACCTCTCCTAG TTACTCAAAATCATCCGGAAGATCGCATTCGACACCAGACGACGGAACTCAACAACCTGCTAAGCCATTTCCATCTCGCACGTATCACACCATAAAAGACATGATATCGAGCAGGTTCAGCAAACAGAAATCCGATCAAATACCAGAAACGGGTTTAAATAACAGCGAAAGCAACGAAACGATGAAAACGGAGAATAATAACTTGAGCCCTCACAGTCAACTGGTGCAACGCGGCGTATACTTGGCTAATTCGCAACAATGCAATAGAAATGTAAATTACGGTTCAAATAACAACGGTAATATGGCAGATATGGCCAAACGAAGTCAAGAAGTAAGAGATCAAATTATCGGCCAGCAGTGCCAGCAGCAAATGCAATACAGAGAACGAGGAGTAGATGTCGGCCAAACGGCTGGAGTTTCACAGCAAGCATCCTCAGCGGTCATCGGCAACAATGATAACAACTGCGTGGCCGGCAGTAGTAAACAGTATTATCAAGACTGCTCGAATCGTGCCACCTCCAGACAATCCATATTAGATAACGAAACGCCTAATAGATTCAGAGAAGTGGAGCAGCAGAATGCCAATGCGGCGGCGGTCAGCGCCGCTAATCGAAGATACGAACAAGTGCCATCGAACGGTAACGTTTCCAGAAATATCAGACGTTTTCAAAACACCCCCGGTGATATGCCATCTACTTCGGGTACTCAGTCAGCAGTCTACAGTCGACCACCAATACCTACCCAAAGACCGCATTACGTTCACAGTGATAATTACCCAGCACAAATTCCCTCGACTAGTAAAGAAAATCTGCACTATACAAAAGATACCATGCACGATAATCGTACCGGTGTCGATATTCGAAATGGCGTCTCCGGTAATCATAACGCTAAGTACGAAGAACGAGAGTATCGTAAAAACGATAGCCAATTACCTAGTGATATAAAATATAACGTTGCCAATGCCAATGCCATGGAACGACGTAGTATATCCAGAGCTCGAAGTAACGATCATCTGCTTGAGGCAAATATTGGTAAAACGTCGCCTTATGCTAGAAAGGATTTACCTCTGAAACAGAAATCTAAgtcgtttgaaaatttaggaaacGATGTTAACGAAGATGAa GTTGATAAGATTGATTCTAAATCTAGTGGCCCGATTAGTGGGCTTAGTTCAGATTATGAGAAGCATCGCGGAGGAGGAGGCCAATCCGATTCTGGTAGAGGGAGCACCGTTTACAGTAGCGGAAAACTAAAGCATACTGATACTAGTCCTGATTCTTCAGAACCCCATCGAATTACCG GTAATAAAGACAATCAATGGGTGGACATGGTTGAAAACGAATTAAAACATATACTAGAACCGAAGTCGAACGCCAGTATGGCTAATTCGACGTTGAGTGATAGCTCAACATCACCTCCATTACCTCCAGTATCTCCTGATGTATCATCAGACGAGATGGCACCTACGTATAAACGCAAAAA CTCGTTGTACGGTAGTAAATTAGAAACACCTTATAAAGCATCAGTACCTTCTAGTCACCATAGAAATTTATGGAATTCCAGAAgtaatacaaaagaaaaaatccaCCAGCGTTTAGCCGTCAGTATGAAAAGGGCGGAAAATTCCAGCAAAATTCCATCGA CTGTAGCTAGTAGCAGTATCGATTTAGATTCGATGCTAGACGAAGAAAATAACACCAGTGATGAAGATATCAGCGTTACAGATACTCGAGCGATTAGAAAACAGTTGGAAGGATTGGAGAATATGTATACCGAG GTCATGAAACTATTAGGCGTTAGAAAATCACAGAGCAGGTATCAGACAGATCCGAGGATCCATAAACGTCGGTTATATGGAAGTATGTCCTCGTTACCGTCATCAGTTAGCAGTCGCCCAATCAGAGATAGGCATAGAAGACCCGAAGATCGTAAAAAATTTGTCCGCGATATAAAA GGTATAAATAAGAGATTTCAAAGATTAGAATCGCACGTGGTAACACTGGCTCGAAGCGTTGCTCATTTATCTTCTGAAATGCGAACTCAACATCTAATGATACAG GAAATGGAAGTTATACGAGGAGAACTGAATAATTTAAGAGCTCAGACAAATATGCTCACTGTGAGGTCGCAATCGATGCCGAGATTTTTCCCGATTCCTAACGCCGAGCAAACCAATTCCAGTcctgataaaatgaaaaaactcaccaaatttTTTGGAGATGAGCCACCATTattgagattatttttgaaaaaattaggataCGAG aaatatgcccctgtttttgaaaaagaacgaGTAGGTTTGGTGGAATTACCTTATATGTCAGAAGAAAGAttacaaaaattaggtataccGATGGGACCTCGATTACGAATATTGCAAGAGGCTCAATTAGGTTTTCCTGGTGCTCATGAAAATACTCTATGTAtcgtttaa